The Planctomycetota bacterium genome window below encodes:
- the gmd gene encoding GDP-mannose 4,6-dehydratase, with protein sequence MAGTALITGITGQDGSYLAEFLLSKGYRVHGMMRRSSSENLERIAHLKDRISLHQGDVLDQLSLIRLIDAVRPTEIYNLAAQSFVPTSWEQPVLTSEVTGLGVTRMLDAIREVNDQIRFYQASSSEMFGRVRETPQRETTPFYPRSPYGVAKVYGHYITVNYRESYQLFACSGILFNHESPRRGLEFVTRKISHGVAQIKLGLASELRLGNLQALRDWGYAGDYVRAMWMMLQQDAPDDYVIATNETHSVEEFVRLAFDHVGLDWKDYVAIDPKFYRPTEVDLLLGDYTKARKRFGWMPEMRFETLVTTMVDADLDLLKSGAKAPIRLAA encoded by the coding sequence ATGGCAGGCACGGCTCTGATCACTGGAATCACCGGTCAAGACGGGTCGTATCTGGCCGAGTTCTTGTTGTCGAAAGGCTATCGCGTTCACGGCATGATGCGCCGGTCGAGCAGCGAGAATCTTGAACGCATTGCCCATCTCAAAGACCGCATCAGTTTGCACCAGGGAGACGTGCTCGATCAATTGTCGCTGATTCGCTTGATCGACGCGGTGCGGCCCACGGAAATCTACAATCTCGCCGCGCAAAGCTTTGTGCCCACCAGTTGGGAGCAACCGGTGCTGACTTCCGAAGTCACCGGACTGGGCGTCACCCGGATGCTGGATGCGATTCGCGAAGTGAACGACCAGATTCGTTTTTACCAAGCCAGCTCGAGCGAGATGTTCGGCCGGGTGCGCGAAACGCCCCAGCGGGAAACCACGCCGTTCTACCCGCGCAGCCCCTACGGCGTGGCCAAGGTTTACGGTCATTACATCACGGTCAACTACCGCGAAAGCTATCAGCTATTCGCTTGCTCGGGAATTCTGTTCAATCACGAATCGCCGCGCCGCGGCCTCGAATTCGTCACACGCAAGATCAGCCACGGCGTCGCCCAAATCAAGCTGGGCTTGGCCAGCGAGCTGCGCCTGGGCAATCTTCAGGCGCTGCGCGATTGGGGCTACGCCGGCGATTACGTCCGAGCGATGTGGATGATGCTGCAGCAAGACGCTCCCGACGACTACGTCATCGCCACGAATGAAACTCATTCCGTCGAAGAGTTCGTACGCCTGGCGTTCGATCACGTGGGGTTGGACTGGAAAGACTACGTCGCCATCGATCCCAAGTTCTATCGACCCACCGAGGTCGATCTGCTGCTGGGCGACTACACCAAGGCGCGAAAGCGGTTTGGCTGGATGCCCGAGATGCGATTCGAGACGCTGGTGACCACGATGGTCGACGCCGATCTCGACCTTTTAAAGTCAGGGGCGAAAGCGCCCATCAGGCTGGCCGCCTGA
- a CDS encoding GtrA family protein, translating to MNAKSGMKLPSTIERARRRCTRLIVYSHLSYLAYRYRYLTVFTLIGVSSLLMEIALARFVMPASWPWLAQALVAFGLGLMTSFLLNATFNFRVPKRDFVRTFQRFALVSVISFALNMLAVACFYNWIGPAYGEARLVSAAILFLVAYSLHRRFTFDMTRNFGIALYASREERLYEAFLRIGRKCDHVHMDLVDESFNPRCAPVEVGRVRLARKLWNRAPICLHIMSRRPRHWMEQTWDDVDWYLFHTNIDDEPLKLVVECRMRGKKVGVVWHRNDAVETLFPLLPHVDFVMVLGIAEPGRSGQQLLDEALAVTDMLHRIRGNYRYEVMVDGGVNPQTIRRLPAKYVVAASSVLRANNPILSLHRLKTESRYERIAA from the coding sequence ATGAATGCGAAGTCCGGTATGAAACTGCCCAGCACCATCGAACGCGCCAGGCGACGCTGCACGCGACTGATCGTGTACAGCCATCTGTCGTACCTGGCTTACCGCTATCGCTACCTCACCGTCTTTACGCTGATTGGTGTCTCGTCGTTGTTGATGGAGATTGCGCTGGCACGGTTCGTGATGCCGGCCAGTTGGCCCTGGCTGGCGCAAGCGCTGGTGGCGTTTGGACTGGGGCTGATGACCAGCTTCCTGTTGAATGCCACATTCAATTTTCGCGTGCCGAAGCGGGACTTCGTGCGCACCTTTCAGCGGTTCGCGCTCGTTTCGGTGATTTCCTTCGCGTTGAACATGCTGGCGGTCGCCTGCTTTTATAACTGGATTGGCCCGGCCTACGGCGAAGCGCGGCTGGTTTCGGCGGCGATTCTGTTCCTGGTCGCGTACTCGCTGCATCGGCGTTTCACGTTCGACATGACGCGAAACTTCGGAATCGCCCTATACGCTTCACGGGAAGAAAGATTGTACGAAGCCTTCTTGCGGATCGGCCGCAAGTGCGACCATGTCCACATGGATCTCGTCGACGAAAGCTTCAATCCTCGCTGTGCGCCGGTCGAGGTCGGCCGCGTGCGGTTGGCCCGCAAGTTGTGGAATCGGGCGCCAATTTGTCTGCACATTATGTCGCGTCGACCGCGGCATTGGATGGAACAGACCTGGGACGACGTCGATTGGTATCTGTTTCACACGAATATCGACGATGAGCCGCTTAAGCTGGTTGTCGAGTGTCGTATGCGTGGCAAGAAGGTGGGGGTCGTTTGGCATCGAAATGACGCCGTCGAGACGCTGTTCCCATTGCTGCCGCATGTCGACTTCGTGATGGTATTGGGCATTGCCGAACCGGGCCGCTCGGGCCAACAGTTGCTCGACGAGGCGCTGGCCGTGACCGACATGCTGCATCGCATTCGAGGCAACTATCGATACGAGGTGATGGTCGACGGTGGTGTGAACCCACAGACCATTCGTCGCTTGCCCGCCAAATACGTGGTGGCCGCCAGCTCGGTGCTGCGCGCCAACAACCCGATCCTCTCACTGCACCGGCTAAAAACGGAATCGCGCTATGAGCGAATTGCCGCTTAA
- a CDS encoding glycosyltransferase family 2 protein: MSSSAALPDSASGSAYQRQSATACQLSIVVPCYNESGNIPLILERFRAVLAGRGDVEVVLVNNGSTDRSAEALASELAKPENAFARAVHVPVNQGYGYGIVSGLRDCRGAYLAWTHADLQTDPLDVLLGFQQLGQAPDPKGTLIRGRRRGRGVVDRFFTWGMGVVASLALQTPLHDINAQPKLFHRSFLELLPAPPDDFSLDLYALYQAAQHQRPVLELPVDFGLRKHGEAKGGGTLRGKMRLVRRTFAYIFALRHSLRRQEQAGQLGVEPVRRAA; encoded by the coding sequence ATGAGCTCATCTGCCGCACTCCCCGATTCAGCATCTGGCAGCGCCTATCAGCGTCAGTCAGCGACGGCCTGCCAGCTTTCGATCGTTGTGCCATGTTACAACGAATCTGGCAACATCCCTTTGATTCTGGAACGGTTTCGCGCGGTCCTCGCCGGGCGAGGTGACGTCGAAGTCGTACTGGTCAACAACGGTTCGACTGACCGCTCGGCGGAAGCGCTGGCCAGCGAACTGGCCAAACCGGAAAACGCCTTCGCCCGCGCTGTTCATGTACCCGTCAATCAAGGCTATGGCTACGGCATCGTCTCCGGTCTCCGCGATTGTCGCGGCGCGTACCTGGCCTGGACGCATGCCGATTTACAAACGGATCCGCTTGATGTATTGCTGGGCTTTCAGCAGCTTGGCCAGGCGCCCGACCCGAAGGGCACGTTGATCCGCGGTCGGCGACGCGGGCGAGGCGTGGTCGACCGGTTCTTCACCTGGGGAATGGGGGTCGTGGCTTCGCTGGCCTTGCAGACTCCGCTGCATGATATCAATGCCCAGCCCAAGCTGTTTCATCGCTCGTTCCTCGAGTTGCTGCCAGCGCCGCCCGATGACTTCTCGCTGGACTTGTACGCGCTGTACCAGGCGGCGCAACACCAGCGGCCAGTGCTCGAGTTGCCGGTCGATTTTGGCCTGCGCAAGCATGGCGAGGCCAAGGGGGGCGGCACGCTCCGCGGCAAGATGCGTCTGGTGCGCCGCACCTTTGCTTACATCTTTGCGCTGCGACATTCGCTGCGACGCCAGGAACAAGCGGGCCAACTCGGCGTCGAGCCAGTCCGTCGCGCCGCATGA
- the rfbG gene encoding CDP-glucose 4,6-dehydratase: MTISTFYRHKRVLITGHTGFKGGWLAAWLKRLDAQVSGYGLPPQPIETNLFGAAQLADGMASELGDICDRDQLDRYFAAQRPEVVFHLAAQPLVRRSYQQPVETFQTNVLGTVNVLEAVRRTPSVRCVVVVTSDKCYENREWHWGYREHDPLGGHDPYSASKGCAEIVASSYRRSYFSVDQRVALASARAGNVIGGGDWSEDRLVPDIVRSIVRNVPIEIRNPQAIRPWQHVLESLHGYLRLGQKLCEDGHAFAEAWNFGPRDDDARSVHAVAQRLVEVWGQGQLQLQTAGQGAHEARLLTLDSSKARNRLNWRPLLRLDEALQLTAEWYRGYYACPADAAALLDRQIDFMMCRIEEPHQIARRAA; this comes from the coding sequence TTGACGATTTCGACATTTTATCGACACAAACGGGTGCTGATCACCGGGCATACAGGATTCAAGGGGGGGTGGCTGGCGGCGTGGCTGAAGCGGCTTGATGCCCAGGTCAGCGGTTACGGACTGCCTCCCCAGCCGATCGAAACCAATCTTTTCGGCGCTGCGCAGTTGGCCGACGGAATGGCCTCCGAGTTGGGAGACATCTGCGACCGCGACCAACTCGACCGATACTTTGCCGCCCAGCGCCCCGAAGTCGTGTTTCACCTGGCGGCTCAACCGCTGGTGCGGCGCTCGTATCAACAGCCCGTCGAAACATTCCAGACCAACGTGCTGGGCACGGTGAATGTTTTGGAAGCGGTGCGGCGCACGCCGAGCGTACGATGCGTGGTCGTCGTCACCAGCGACAAGTGCTACGAAAACCGCGAGTGGCACTGGGGTTATCGCGAGCACGATCCACTCGGCGGCCACGATCCCTATAGCGCCAGCAAAGGCTGTGCGGAAATCGTTGCCTCGTCCTACCGCCGCTCGTATTTCTCGGTCGACCAGCGAGTGGCGCTCGCATCGGCGCGCGCGGGCAATGTGATTGGCGGTGGCGATTGGTCCGAGGATCGGCTGGTGCCCGACATTGTGCGGTCGATCGTCCGCAACGTGCCGATCGAAATCCGCAATCCCCAAGCCATCCGCCCCTGGCAGCATGTGCTTGAGTCACTGCACGGCTACCTGCGGCTTGGCCAGAAGCTGTGCGAGGATGGTCATGCGTTTGCCGAGGCCTGGAACTTCGGGCCCCGCGACGACGACGCACGGTCGGTGCATGCGGTCGCCCAACGATTAGTTGAAGTCTGGGGGCAAGGGCAACTCCAACTCCAGACGGCGGGGCAAGGGGCTCACGAAGCCAGGCTCTTGACACTCGACAGCAGCAAGGCGCGAAATCGCTTGAATTGGCGGCCGCTATTGCGGCTGGACGAAGCTTTGCAGCTCACCGCCGAGTGGTATCGCGGTTATTACGCTTGCCCGGCCGATGCGGCCGCGTTACTCGACCGCCAAATTGACTTCATGATGTGCCGGATCGAAGAGCCACATCAAATTGCCCGGAGAGCCGCCTGA
- a CDS encoding glycosyltransferase family 4 protein, whose product MRPEVELSRQSEYLGQEAFDVSILHLQPDLMFDTSYERARLRPRDDVYRIGIWYWELSNVPAEWPRQALLLDEIWAPTRFIADALSNTMPVPVTYMLPGLELPRFPVKSRCEFGLPDDHYLFLFAFDMRSSMERKNPIALIRAFRQAFSPNEKVSLAIKVACGDRDPRALAQLKREAAGINVVIIEQFMTHEDAYGLINACDCFASFHRSEGFGLCIAEAMAMGKPVIATGYSGNMDFMTSDDTLLVNYELASLEYDIPPYRQGNLWAKPSVAHGTECLRWVYEHPAEARALGKRGQQLVRRVLSLESAARRMSDRLAQIRQLPRRINQRPKKMFRFDCAGQPTGRISRALAKVGRHLRYYGAAPTVQRSAQECQRFASRQWRRIFS is encoded by the coding sequence GTGCGACCTGAGGTTGAGTTGTCGCGCCAAAGTGAGTACCTCGGACAAGAGGCGTTTGACGTCAGCATCTTGCATTTGCAACCCGATTTGATGTTCGATACCAGCTACGAGCGGGCCCGCCTCCGGCCGCGCGACGATGTCTATCGCATTGGAATCTGGTATTGGGAGTTGAGCAATGTGCCCGCCGAATGGCCCCGACAAGCGCTGCTGCTCGACGAGATTTGGGCGCCAACGCGATTCATCGCCGACGCGCTGAGCAACACCATGCCAGTTCCGGTGACGTACATGCTGCCAGGCTTGGAATTACCGCGGTTCCCGGTGAAGTCGCGGTGCGAGTTTGGACTTCCCGACGATCACTATCTGTTTCTCTTTGCCTTCGACATGCGGAGTTCGATGGAGCGAAAGAACCCGATTGCGTTGATCCGCGCCTTTCGCCAGGCATTCTCGCCGAACGAGAAAGTCTCGCTGGCGATTAAGGTCGCGTGTGGCGACCGTGATCCGCGGGCATTAGCGCAGCTCAAGCGCGAAGCGGCCGGCATCAATGTCGTGATTATCGAGCAGTTCATGACGCACGAAGACGCTTATGGTCTGATTAACGCCTGCGACTGCTTTGCCTCGTTTCATCGTTCAGAAGGCTTCGGCCTTTGCATCGCCGAGGCGATGGCGATGGGCAAGCCGGTCATCGCCACCGGCTATTCAGGCAACATGGACTTCATGACCAGCGACGATACGCTGCTGGTGAACTACGAACTCGCGTCGCTGGAATATGACATCCCGCCTTACCGCCAAGGGAACCTGTGGGCCAAGCCATCGGTCGCTCATGGCACCGAATGTCTGCGCTGGGTTTATGAGCACCCGGCCGAGGCCCGGGCCTTGGGCAAGCGCGGTCAGCAATTGGTGCGCCGGGTGTTATCGCTCGAGTCGGCGGCGCGCCGGATGAGCGACCGGCTGGCTCAGATCAGGCAATTGCCACGTCGAATCAACCAGCGTCCTAAGAAGATGTTTCGATTCGATTGCGCCGGCCAGCCGACCGGGCGCATCTCTCGGGCGCTTGCCAAGGTGGGACGTCACCTGCGCTACTATGGGGCTGCCCCGACAGTACAGCGCTCGGCTCAGGAATGCCAGCGGTTTGCCTCGCGACAATGGCGCCGCATCTTTAGCTAG
- a CDS encoding NTP transferase domain-containing protein — translation MYHRIQPKMTISDGLQIVIPMAGLGQRFRDAGFTVPKPLIPVGGTPMVIRAAQALPTAERYIFIVHPDHQQQYDLASTLRCHCPRAEIVVAPGLTQGQACTVALAAPKLNLEHEVLVAACDAAHLYDRSQFDRLREEPDIDAIIWTYRGDPRVLTRPQAYGWVRTRPGSIDVQEVSCKRPISSEPLNDLVISGTFWFRTAGLMCDGINELVASERQINGEFYLDVVPNLLLSQGRRVVAFEVDQHIGWGTPEDYWRYDKLAQYVTAGLQAAIPPTAPRLACE, via the coding sequence ATGTATCATCGGATTCAGCCCAAGATGACGATCTCGGACGGCTTGCAGATTGTGATTCCGATGGCGGGACTTGGCCAGCGTTTTCGCGACGCTGGCTTTACGGTTCCCAAGCCGTTGATACCGGTGGGCGGGACGCCGATGGTCATTCGGGCCGCGCAAGCATTGCCGACGGCTGAGCGATACATCTTCATTGTTCATCCGGATCATCAGCAGCAATACGACCTCGCCTCGACACTGCGCTGTCATTGCCCGCGCGCCGAGATTGTCGTCGCCCCCGGCCTCACTCAGGGACAAGCGTGTACGGTCGCCCTGGCTGCCCCCAAGCTGAACCTGGAGCACGAGGTTCTGGTCGCGGCTTGCGATGCGGCGCATCTGTATGACCGATCGCAGTTCGATCGGCTCCGCGAGGAGCCCGACATTGACGCGATCATTTGGACCTACCGTGGCGATCCGCGCGTGCTGACTCGGCCTCAGGCCTATGGCTGGGTGCGCACCCGACCGGGGAGCATCGATGTCCAAGAAGTGAGTTGCAAGCGGCCCATTTCCAGCGAGCCACTGAACGATCTGGTAATCAGCGGTACCTTCTGGTTTCGCACGGCTGGATTGATGTGCGATGGCATCAACGAGTTGGTGGCTAGCGAGCGGCAAATCAACGGTGAGTTTTACCTGGACGTCGTTCCCAACCTGTTGCTCAGCCAAGGGCGCCGGGTGGTCGCTTTTGAAGTCGACCAGCATATCGGCTGGGGGACGCCTGAGGATTACTGGCGGTACGACAAGCTAGCTCAATATGTGACCGCTGGCCTGCAGGCAGCGATTCCGCCAACAGCCCCTAGGCTGGCCTGCGAATAG
- the rfbF gene encoding glucose-1-phosphate cytidylyltransferase: MKVVILAGGLGTRLAEESSLRPKPMVEIGGKPMLWHIMNIYSAHGYREFLIACGYKGEVIKEYFTNFRSRHNDAFIELRTGVSTIVRPCCPDWNVGLIDTGLKTMTGGRLRRLRDYLADGPFMVTYGDGVADVDVHAVIEFHRRHGKLATLTAVHPPARFGALQIEADQVAGFTEKPQTGEGWINGGFMVFEPKVLDYIDSDEMILEREPLERLSADNQLMAYKHQGFWQPMDTLREKQLLESMWESGKAPWKVWEDNLDDFDILSTQTGADHRAYRIQGGVAGGVAEAA; encoded by the coding sequence ATGAAAGTCGTCATTCTAGCCGGTGGACTCGGCACGCGATTGGCGGAGGAATCGTCGTTGCGACCGAAGCCGATGGTGGAAATCGGCGGCAAGCCCATGCTGTGGCACATCATGAATATCTACTCGGCCCATGGGTATCGAGAGTTTCTGATTGCCTGCGGCTACAAGGGCGAGGTGATCAAGGAATACTTCACCAACTTTCGCAGCCGGCACAACGACGCATTCATCGAGTTGCGGACTGGCGTCAGTACGATTGTCAGGCCTTGCTGTCCCGACTGGAATGTCGGACTGATTGACACGGGCCTGAAAACAATGACCGGCGGTCGTCTGCGTCGGCTGCGCGACTATCTGGCCGACGGGCCATTCATGGTCACTTATGGCGATGGCGTGGCCGATGTTGACGTTCACGCTGTCATCGAGTTTCATCGCCGGCACGGCAAGCTAGCGACTCTGACGGCGGTCCACCCGCCAGCGCGCTTCGGCGCCTTGCAGATCGAAGCCGATCAGGTTGCGGGCTTCACCGAGAAGCCGCAAACTGGCGAAGGCTGGATCAACGGCGGCTTCATGGTGTTCGAGCCAAAAGTGCTCGACTACATCGACTCGGACGAAATGATCCTCGAGCGGGAGCCGCTCGAACGTCTGTCAGCCGACAATCAATTGATGGCCTATAAGCATCAGGGCTTTTGGCAGCCCATGGATACCCTGCGCGAGAAGCAACTTCTCGAGTCCATGTGGGAGTCTGGCAAAGCGCCCTGGAAGGTGTGGGAGGATAACCTTGACGATTTCGACATTTTATCGACACAAACGGGTGCTGATCACCGGGCATACAGGATTCAAGGGGGGGTGGCTGGCGGCGTGGCTGAAGCGGCTTGA
- a CDS encoding 2'-5' RNA ligase family protein: MNRQADSVPLFFSLEPDPALTTLILDYKQRTRRVAGDQLYLSDPPHLTVYLAAFASSAKLDEAWDRIVGRLVAPTFEITGWHLFEQDALTGRQTLVCDLCAADRDIFRALQRTVVDAAAPWRDRRATEQRYAGRLDRLQHVEREQVERVGFPFVGDGWHPHFSIASIATGDWPRVRAELWNDPPRGRFTCPRLQLYELHDGHPRLVRSSSLATGV; encoded by the coding sequence ATGAATCGTCAGGCTGATTCGGTTCCCCTGTTCTTCTCGCTTGAGCCGGACCCGGCATTGACGACGTTGATCCTCGACTACAAGCAGCGCACTCGTCGCGTCGCGGGGGACCAGCTTTACCTTTCCGATCCACCCCACTTGACGGTTTACCTGGCCGCGTTTGCCAGTTCTGCAAAACTGGACGAGGCCTGGGACCGAATCGTCGGGCGACTCGTCGCGCCGACGTTCGAGATCACCGGCTGGCACTTGTTCGAACAGGACGCGCTGACGGGGAGGCAAACGCTCGTGTGCGATCTGTGCGCCGCAGACCGTGACATTTTTCGCGCTCTGCAGCGAACGGTCGTGGACGCGGCCGCGCCGTGGCGTGACCGCCGTGCGACCGAGCAACGATATGCTGGGCGGTTGGATCGCTTGCAGCATGTCGAACGCGAACAGGTAGAGCGAGTCGGGTTTCCCTTCGTCGGCGACGGCTGGCATCCGCATTTTTCGATTGCCTCGATCGCCACCGGCGACTGGCCGCGGGTCAGAGCCGAGTTGTGGAACGACCCGCCACGGGGAAGATTCACCTGTCCACGCTTGCAGTTGTACGAGCTTCATGACGGGCATCCGAGGCTGGTACGCTCAAGCAGCCTGGCGACGGGCGTTTGA
- a CDS encoding class I SAM-dependent methyltransferase has translation MILMQLVCRDRFCPRHYCLKRPTRDQRMLGFIAQNSQWLQSFVIKRIARLSVPIEHNVEKVRALKKAFYLANCEAVAGDYLEFGMYEGSSFIAALECHESTKGQEAQPRKFWGFDSFEGFRYSTDADQHPFFRPGEFKSSYQKTLSRLSGQFGRRAEWDVLPGYIEDTIGKKTPDELGIQKIAVALIDCDLGEPARVALEFMAPVLQPGSVIVLDDFFAYAGSNERGVAGAFANFQKSHPELVFRRLLDYGYGGQAFIVAKTAEQRQALAA, from the coding sequence TTGATCTTGATGCAGCTAGTATGCCGCGATAGGTTTTGCCCTCGGCATTACTGTTTAAAACGCCCGACTAGAGACCAACGCATGCTTGGCTTCATCGCCCAGAACAGTCAATGGTTACAATCGTTCGTCATCAAGCGAATCGCCAGGCTGAGCGTGCCGATCGAGCACAATGTCGAAAAAGTCCGCGCTTTGAAAAAGGCGTTCTATCTCGCCAACTGCGAAGCGGTCGCGGGCGATTACTTGGAATTCGGCATGTACGAGGGTTCGTCGTTCATCGCGGCGCTTGAATGCCATGAATCGACCAAGGGCCAAGAGGCGCAGCCGCGCAAATTCTGGGGCTTCGATTCTTTCGAGGGCTTTCGTTATTCGACCGACGCGGACCAGCATCCGTTCTTTCGGCCGGGTGAATTTAAGAGCAGTTACCAGAAAACATTGAGCCGTCTCTCGGGTCAATTCGGTCGCCGCGCCGAATGGGACGTCTTGCCGGGCTATATTGAAGACACGATTGGCAAGAAAACACCCGATGAACTCGGCATTCAAAAGATCGCCGTGGCGCTGATCGACTGTGACCTGGGTGAACCGGCGCGCGTGGCGCTCGAGTTCATGGCCCCAGTGTTGCAACCTGGCAGCGTCATCGTGCTGGACGACTTTTTTGCCTATGCAGGTTCGAACGAGCGCGGCGTGGCCGGAGCATTCGCCAACTTTCAAAAGTCCCATCCCGAACTCGTTTTCCGTCGTCTGCTCGACTACGGCTATGGCGGCCAAGCGTTCATCGTCGCAAAAACAGCCGAACAACGGCAAGCCCTCGCTGCTTGA
- a CDS encoding class II aldolase/adducin family protein, producing the protein MLPELELVVMHSGNASGYDPISGRLVIKPSGMDYDKITPDCLVEVEVASGRIVRGDLKPSVDLPHHLYLYRNMPDVRSVIHTHSNHATAFAACQRPIPLVLTAIADEFGGEIPCTPYVSNEGDQIGEAIVKYANGRPAVLLGNHGVFAWGGSVAAALKCAAMVEDVARTVLLAMQLGSLVTIPAHEASKWFDRYQHRYGQHRAA; encoded by the coding sequence ATGCTGCCCGAGCTTGAGTTGGTCGTCATGCACTCAGGCAACGCTAGCGGTTACGACCCGATCTCGGGCCGATTGGTCATCAAGCCTTCGGGCATGGACTACGACAAGATCACGCCCGATTGCCTGGTCGAGGTCGAAGTGGCAAGCGGACGGATCGTGCGCGGCGATTTGAAGCCCAGCGTCGATCTGCCGCACCATCTCTATCTGTATCGCAACATGCCCGATGTGCGTTCGGTGATTCACACCCACAGCAACCATGCGACGGCGTTCGCCGCCTGCCAGCGACCGATTCCGCTGGTGCTAACCGCTATTGCCGACGAGTTTGGCGGTGAAATCCCTTGCACTCCGTATGTCAGTAACGAAGGGGATCAAATTGGCGAGGCAATCGTCAAATACGCCAATGGTCGGCCAGCCGTGTTGCTGGGCAATCATGGCGTATTTGCCTGGGGCGGTTCCGTGGCCGCCGCTTTGAAATGCGCTGCCATGGTCGAAGACGTAGCGCGCACCGTCTTGTTGGCAATGCAGTTGGGCAGTCTGGTGACAATCCCGGCGCACGAGGCCTCAAAGTGGTTCGACCGTTACCAGCATCGTTACGGCCAGCATCGCGCGGCCTGA
- a CDS encoding histidine phosphatase family protein: MSELPLKQRIQQALWSVVEGRPEILSATLTGSFQEADTLDAVSDIDFVVVLDCLDESRYRQLLAELETALTPVLSRAGFGLYINPTLGPLKFNDPRTAVLHLMLYSRAGHVEHVVSSPFTCLDWQRSKLFCQRSLAQVYPVFGLQPHHFVSSRRSVTDYLRDYDARVVSYRELVFSVDGPREEKRTKLMDVRDRYEFSYHIVRFLMENLVKLVTRRNLALRGDALLDAYFAVFPENRSAIAGLYRELARKKQRADFTDSLPNLDVQLRDFISRFEAQFQDTFVQQATRHVVFRHAETAANRGKYGNRVFLGRSNPPIENVPAERLERLASTIGGHSIERVFCSPLLRCLQSLQQVTARCSLPTLTFDDRLLEIDYGAVEGLTIDDARRHYPELFHAWDRHEDPCFPDGESTQAVERRVVKFVNECWGGAGNTLTCTHNVVLRALVGRTLQVPPELWHKIQIPHLAPIVFVQTREHGLFLDLSEDVEREVFREFAERAPENTTAPTLAAAGATGIELAPSLR, from the coding sequence ATGAGCGAATTGCCGCTTAAACAACGCATCCAACAAGCCCTGTGGAGCGTGGTCGAAGGCCGGCCGGAGATCTTGTCAGCCACGCTGACGGGCAGCTTCCAGGAAGCCGATACGCTGGACGCGGTCAGCGATATCGATTTCGTCGTCGTGCTCGACTGTCTGGACGAATCGCGATACCGACAACTGCTCGCCGAATTGGAAACGGCGTTGACGCCCGTGTTAAGCCGCGCTGGGTTCGGGCTGTACATCAATCCGACGCTCGGGCCCCTCAAGTTCAACGATCCGCGGACGGCCGTGCTGCATTTGATGCTCTATTCGCGCGCTGGGCACGTCGAGCATGTGGTATCCAGCCCGTTTACCTGTCTCGATTGGCAACGCTCCAAGCTGTTTTGCCAACGGAGCCTGGCCCAGGTTTACCCGGTCTTTGGTCTGCAGCCCCATCATTTTGTTTCGTCGCGAAGGAGCGTGACCGATTACCTGCGCGATTACGACGCGCGGGTCGTTTCGTATCGTGAACTGGTGTTCTCCGTGGACGGCCCTCGCGAAGAGAAGCGAACCAAGTTGATGGACGTCCGCGATCGGTACGAGTTCAGCTACCACATTGTGCGGTTCTTGATGGAGAACCTGGTCAAGTTGGTAACGCGCCGCAACCTGGCCCTTCGTGGCGACGCCCTGTTGGACGCTTACTTTGCCGTCTTCCCGGAGAATCGCTCGGCGATTGCCGGCCTGTATCGCGAACTGGCGCGCAAGAAGCAGCGTGCCGACTTCACTGACTCGTTGCCCAACCTCGACGTCCAGTTGCGCGACTTCATCAGCAGGTTTGAAGCTCAATTCCAGGACACGTTCGTCCAGCAGGCAACGCGGCACGTCGTATTCCGACATGCCGAGACTGCGGCAAATCGCGGCAAGTACGGCAACCGGGTATTCCTGGGACGGTCGAATCCTCCGATCGAGAATGTACCGGCCGAGCGGCTGGAGCGGTTGGCGTCGACAATCGGCGGCCACTCGATCGAGCGCGTCTTTTGCTCGCCGCTGTTGCGCTGTCTGCAGTCACTTCAGCAAGTGACTGCTCGGTGCTCGTTGCCTACTCTCACGTTCGATGATCGATTGCTGGAGATTGACTACGGCGCCGTGGAAGGATTGACCATTGACGACGCTCGCAGGCATTACCCCGAGCTGTTTCACGCCTGGGACCGGCACGAGGACCCCTGTTTTCCCGACGGAGAATCGACGCAAGCTGTTGAACGGCGCGTGGTGAAGTTTGTCAACGAATGTTGGGGCGGCGCCGGGAATACCTTGACTTGTACCCACAATGTCGTGCTTCGCGCGCTGGTTGGGCGCACGCTACAAGTTCCCCCGGAACTTTGGCACAAAATCCAGATTCCGCATCTGGCGCCGATTGTGTTTGTGCAGACCCGTGAACACGGCTTATTCCTCGATTTGTCCGAAGATGTCGAGCGGGAAGTGTTTCGCGAGTTTGCCGAGCGAGCCCCCGAGAACACCACGGCACCGACGCTTGCCGCCGCCGGCGCTACAGGAATCGAGTTGGCCCCGTCTTTGCGATAA